The nucleotide window CGACGCCGACCAAACGGTCACGCTCGCGACCCACGCATCTGCGGCTCGTCAAGTAGCGGGAATCTTGTCGTCGAGCGTCGTCGCAAAGGAGCCGCACCCCATAGATTTTATCGCGCACAGCTAACGATGAACAACCGCACGTCAGTTGGTCCGGCGCCATGAGGCCGGCCGGACCCATGGCCCCGACGTCCATCCGGATGGTGGCCAACTACGCTCACCACACAGCTATCGACTCCGGAGCACACACGTCCACCGAAGGCGGCGCGGATCGACAAACCGAGTGGAGCATCATTCGGATGCACCCGCCATCCAGATACTTTCCTTTGAATGCAGGAGCCTTCCCAAAGCCCGTCCCCTGGCGTTACGATCTGGTGGGAACAAGGAGGTGGTGGATGGCTCTCATGCGGTTTGCGAGCATGGCCGCATTCGTTGCGGCCAGCGCGGCAACCACGTTGCACGCGCAGAGTGCTACGACGAACGATGATGGCTGGCTGCTGTTGCGCGTTGACGACGTCCGCGTGACCCCGAAGCGCCCCGGCACCAACCGCGACTGGGACGGGCCGAAAAGGGAGCGAAAAGGGTTGTGCGACATCGCGCCTTCGGCCCAGGGAGCGATGCTCCTGGATGCCATGACCACCGGCGGCGCGGCGACCGCGGTAAGCATCCTGTGCGAACTGGGCTCGTCGGACAAGCAGGAAGAGAGAGACCCGAAGGCCCCCGATTTGATGGTACGGCTACGAGCCGGCAGCGACGTCACCTACCGCAGCTTCATCGCACCCGACCGGTACCGGCACTCCTTCGGCTACGAGTTTCTCGTCCCGATCGCGGGCATTCCACGCGATGGGCTGCGTCTCGCCGTGCTCGATCAGGACGGTGACGACATCACCGGCGGCGAGGTGATCGGGAGTGTGCGACTGAGCGCCAGCGCGCTGATACAAGCTGCGGACTCAAAGGACCCGGTTCTCACGCTGTCCGATGATGGGCTATCGCGCATCGAGATCGTCGTCTCCCGATTCGACGAACCCGCGGTAACGCGGACGCTGGACCTGCGAACCAACAAAGGTCAGCTACCCGTCGGCCGCCTTCACGTGCGAGCAGGCCAACTCGTCGAGATTCGGGCCTCGGGCGTCCACCAGGTCGGCGGCTGGCACGACGACAAGCTCGGGCCCGAGGGCTTCCGTGACAACAAACTCCGCAGTTACAACCTCAGACAGGAGCCGTTCAACACGGCACCCCATGGCGCGGCGATCGCGCGCGTGGGCGTCGTAAAACAGGCCGAGTCCCGCCTCGTTGTCCGCCGCTGTGTACGCCACATCGTGCCTTACAGCGGTAACGTCGTAGTGGGTGTCAATGACCGCGAGCCCAACAACAACCATGGCACGCTGACGTTCACCGTCACCGTCTCGCTGCCCAGACCAGAGAATTGGAGGCTCGCGGGAGCATTCGGCGGCTGTCCCGCACGAGGCCCGACCGCGACTTCTGTCGAAGCCGCCCCCCAGCCAGCCTCCCGCGTCGGACCAGTCGGCTGCACGCAGGTGGGTTCCATCACGCGCCTCACTGGCGCTGACGGAACGGGCGCGATCGTCGGCGATGTCAAGGCCAGCCGCACGAAGATCCGCCGCGTCGTAGCGACTGCGCCATCGATCAAGCACACGTCGAGAGCCGACGTAAACGCGAAGGGGCAGTTCGAGTTATTGGATCTGCCGCCGGGAACCTACGGCCTGAGCTTTTGGACTTCGAGGCGGCGCGTGCATCGCTGCGAGAACATCGAGGTGCGTGCTGGCAAGGCTGCGAACGTGGTCGCCGCGGTCGACGAACCTGTAACAGCCACCGATTCATCCCGCGCGCCGCGCCAAAAGACCGCGATGATCGACATCAAGAACGCAACGCTGCCCTTGGACGCGCGCGGCACACGGGTTCACTTCCACCAAGGAAAGGGCAGAAGCCGCTTCGAGTCGTGGACCATCAACCAGGTCGTCAGAGCAGATCTCGACGGTGACGGCCACGACGAAACCGCGGTCCGACTGAGTTGGGAGTGCGCCAACGCGGACGACTGCGGCAACAGCTGGGGCAGCGCCGTCGCCGTCTACAGCATCGTCAAATCCGAGCCGCAACTTGTGTCACGCCTCGACTTCACTCCGGAGGGCGGGTACACGGCCGACCAGATTCGGATTTCGGATCGAAAGCTCATTGTCTCCGGCGACGCGTGGACGGACGATGACGCGCGTTGCTGCGGGTCGCTGCGCCACGAGACAACGTACGTGCTGTCGGCCGGCACACTCGTCCAGCACGACCGGTCTACGCAACCGAAGCACTGACTCAGGGCGGACGGTCATGTTCACGGAGACGGCCCTCGATATGGGGGCGGTACTCATTCCGCGGGCCAGGAGAATCATAGGACCAAGGGAGACCTGCTCACTTGGATAATCTCAAGGACGACACGTCGATGCAGCGCCCGCACGTCGTCCTGCTCGGCGCCGGGGCAAGTCGTGCGGCATGCCCGGATGGCGATGCGGTCGGCAAACCCGTTCCGCTGATGAACGACCTCGTGCGCGTGCTCGGGCTCGAACACGAAGTGCCTTCGGGGCTCGACGCGTCCGATTTCGAAAGCCTGTACGGCGCGCTCAAGGCGGATCCCAACTATGCGGACCAATGCGACCAGATCGAACACGCGATCCATGAGTACTTCGCGGCGCTGTCCTTGCCCGATATTCCGACCGTCTACGACTACCTCGTCCTTGCCCTGCGAGAAAAGGATGTCATCGCCACCTTCAACTGGGACCCCTTTTTGCTGCAGGCTGCGCAGCGGTGCTATCGGGCACGGACGCGCCCGCCACAACTCGTCTTCCTACACGGGAACGTGGCGATCGGTTCCTGTGTCGGTGATCGTCGCGAGGGTCCCATCGGGACTCGTTGCTCGCGTTGCCGCAAGCCGTTTTCTCCCTCGCAGCTCCTTTACCCCATCGCTGAAAAGAACTACCGCGATGATCCTCAGATTGCTGCCGCGTGGTCGTACGTGCAGAATGCGTTCCAGTGCGCGTTCATGGTAACGATCTTCGGATACAGCGCCCCGCAGTCGGACGCCGCGGCCATCGACTTGCTCCGCACCGCGTGGGGATCGTCAGCGGCGCGCGAACTTGAACAATTCGAGATCATCGACATCCGCGACCCCGAGGCCTTGCGCGCGACGTGGGACGAGTTCATCCACACGGACCACTACGACATCTACGACGACTTCTTTGCGTCGTCGCTTGCGCGACACCCGCGCCGAACCGGTGAGGCCTACTGGCGCCAGCACATGGAAGCCCAATGGGTTCACCCGAATCCAGCACCACGCCATGTCGGGCTCGACGAGCTGCGACGCTGGCACATTCCGCTGCACGATGTTGAGCTTAACCGCGCACGCGAGCGCTGACCGCGACCCGCGGGGACAGCGGCCACTACGATCGTCGGCTGCATATCCGCTTCTTGCTTACCTCCCAGCGCCGGCGTCGCGCTGTCCACCAGGCGCCCGTTGTAGCGAAGGCGGGCGCGACCGCCGCAACCCGCGCCATGATCGCGTACTAACTGTCATGACGCCCAACGTTCTGCCGCAAACGAGCCCGGAAAGTCAGCAAGCCGCAGCGTAGGGTGATAGGGAACCAGGAGAAGCCAGACCCATGAGAATCACAAGGTTCTGTTGTCTCAATCTAGCCATCATCGCAGCCTGTGCCGGCGACAACGGTGCCGACGGCGAGGACGGCGAGGACGGCGAGGACGGGATGTCGTCGCTGGTGCGCGTCGACGACGAGCCGCCCGGTGAGAACTGCCCCTACGGCGGCGTCGCGATCCATACCGGGATCGACGCCAACGCCAACGGCATACTCGACGACGACGAGATCTCGGATACTCGCTACGTGTGCGACGGTCCGCCTCCACCGCCCACATTCGAGCAGGTGGCGAAGCTGGTCCCGAGCGACTCGGCCGCGAACCAGCGATTCGGTCGTGGTGTCGCCGCGACAGCGAATACCACGGTCATCGGCATGGTGGGGCAAATCGCAGGGCCGACAACGCAAGCGTACGTTTTCGAGCGCGATTCGATAACGGGCTCATGGCTGGAGACGGCGACCCTGACGCGATCAGACACGACCAGTGGCGACAACTTCGCCGAAGTGGTGGCTATCGACGGCGATGTAATCGCCGTGAGCAGCCGGAACGACGACGACGGCGGAGCGTCGGCCGGCGCCGTGTACGTGTTCGAGCGGGACGGCACCTGGACCGAGACGCAGAAGTTGATCGCGAGCGACGCCGCCGTCGACGATCAGTTCGGGCTGTCCGTGGACGTGTCGGGTACCCGCATCGCCGTCGGGTGCTAGAGTTGCGATGACCTCGGCGCCAGTTCGGGCGCCGTGTACCTGTTCGAGCGCAACCCGACAACGACGGTGTGGGAGCAGACTGACAAGCTCACCGCGAGCGACGGTGTCGCCGGCGATGGCTTCGGCGTGACCGTTGCCCTCGATGGCGACACGTTGCTGGTCGGCCAGATCGGCCCCGCACGCCCGGGCGCCGTCTACGTGTTCGATCGGAACCCCATCACCGGGGTGTGGTCGGAAACCGACAAGCTAACCGCCAGTGACGGCGCGCCCGGGATGGCGTTCGGCGAGCATATCGGCTTGTCAGGCGATCTGGCCGTGATCTCGATGCGCGACGACGATTTCGGCACAGACGCCGGTGCGGTCTACGTGTTCCGGCGCGAGTTCGGCGTGGGCTGGATCCAGGCCGACAAGCTCCATCCGACCGACGCGCATGCCAACCACGGATTTGGCGTCGCCGTGGCAATTGACGGGACCCGGATTGTCGTCGGCGCCGCCAACGACACCGACTGCGGCATGTATTGCGGTGCGCTGTACGTGTTCGAGCGGCGCGGCGGCCCGTGGGAATGGGTGCAGACCCAGAAGATCCGCGGCCTCGACATTGTCGAGGGCAGCGCGTTCGGTCGCGCCATCGGGCTGGCGGGCGACGTGATCGTCACCGGCGCCACGGGGATCTCGATCGGAACCAACCCGAGCGCCGGTGCGGGCTACGTCTTCGAGTTGGTTCCGTAACCCTCCAGGTCCAACAACAGCGACAACAGCGCTCGGCGCAGGGCACCTGGATCTCGATCGCGGCTCCACGCGCGGCGCGCTCCGTCGAGCAGGGCGGCCGGGCGATCTAGGCCGGCTGCTACAGTGCTACAGTCGGAGTCCGCTGCTGTCCGTCCGGGACCAACCGGTGCTGCATCGGCGGCCCGTGATTCCGCAGCCTTGTCCTTGTGGGTCCACTCCTGTCCACGTGGCAGCCCGTCTTCGACTCCCGGCGCCTCCACTACTTCACTACTCGTGATACCTCCACATTTCGATCGCGGAGGTGTCCGTCTGCTACGTGTCTCCACGATCGGATCTGCGATCGGCGCCCTCGAGCAACCGGCTCGCGCGCTCGGTCTCGCCCGGTGTCATCTCTCCCGATCAGGCCCCCGGACTGAGCGGGTTTTCTCACGGTCATGCCCCCAGTCCATGACGGGTTTTCTCAGGATCAGGACCCCGCCGACGATCGAGGTTTCTCACGATCATGCCCCTATCGAGAAGTTCACGACTCCGAGCTTTCATTGCGCCGCTCTCCCTCACCCGGCGTGCCCGAAAATCGCTCGGCGTGCCCGAAAATCGCTCCCAGACCCTCAGCAGAGGTGCGCATGAACACCTGTTTGCGTGGGTAGCAGATGACGTGAGGCAACGGGTATGCCCTGGTAGCAAACCAAGCGAGTCAATGCGCCGGCAAGAATAGTTGACGCCAAACAGGGGCCGCCCGCGATACCGGCCACCGGCGCCAACGTCGCCGGTCTGCTCGTGGACTCCACCGTCGGTGGGCACAGCGGCGTCGGCGGCGCGGTCGACGGCTGCGCGTGGGACTCGAACCTCGCCACCTCGACCCCCGGCGTCGCGTTCGTCCAGGGAAAGCACTTCGTCGATGCCACCGACCGGCCGTGCGACCCGTGACGCCGGCGCCCGGCGCCATTCGCGGCGCTACCGCGCCGAATCGCCGCGCGCGACCGCCAGATCGCCGGCGTCCGTGGTCGCCCCCGGTCGGGTGTCGACGCGCTGGCGCAACAGCGGGTCCAGGACTCCCGCGTCGCCGATCACCCACAAGTCGATCGCGCCGGGCGCGACGCGCTCGACGGCGAACCGACCGTCGTCGCCGGTGACCGGCAGCAGGCCGAGGACGATCTGTTTTACCACCGCATCGCGGAGAAACTCGTCCTCGGGCACCGCGGCGATCCGCACCCCGCCGACGGGGCGGCCGCCGTCGCGCTCGACGACGCGGCCGATCACGCGCGCCCACGGCCGAATCGGCAGGTCGACTCGAGCCACGTCGCCGGCCGCCACGTCGACCTGCGCGGTGCCGATGCCGGTGTTTGACGACAGAATTACGCGATACGTACCCGGTGACAGTCGACCCGCACGAAACCCGCACGCCGGCTCCGCGGTGGCCAGCACCCGCTGCGTCGGCC belongs to Deltaproteobacteria bacterium and includes:
- a CDS encoding carboxypeptidase regulatory-like domain-containing protein, giving the protein MALMRFASMAAFVAASAATTLHAQSATTNDDGWLLLRVDDVRVTPKRPGTNRDWDGPKRERKGLCDIAPSAQGAMLLDAMTTGGAATAVSILCELGSSDKQEERDPKAPDLMVRLRAGSDVTYRSFIAPDRYRHSFGYEFLVPIAGIPRDGLRLAVLDQDGDDITGGEVIGSVRLSASALIQAADSKDPVLTLSDDGLSRIEIVVSRFDEPAVTRTLDLRTNKGQLPVGRLHVRAGQLVEIRASGVHQVGGWHDDKLGPEGFRDNKLRSYNLRQEPFNTAPHGAAIARVGVVKQAESRLVVRRCVRHIVPYSGNVVVGVNDREPNNNHGTLTFTVTVSLPRPENWRLAGAFGGCPARGPTATSVEAAPQPASRVGPVGCTQVGSITRLTGADGTGAIVGDVKASRTKIRRVVATAPSIKHTSRADVNAKGQFELLDLPPGTYGLSFWTSRRRVHRCENIEVRAGKAANVVAAVDEPVTATDSSRAPRQKTAMIDIKNATLPLDARGTRVHFHQGKGRSRFESWTINQVVRADLDGDGHDETAVRLSWECANADDCGNSWGSAVAVYSIVKSEPQLVSRLDFTPEGGYTADQIRISDRKLIVSGDAWTDDDARCCGSLRHETTYVLSAGTLVQHDRSTQPKH